The Pedobacter mucosus genome window below encodes:
- a CDS encoding trypsin-like peptidase domain-containing protein produces MKKILGITVLAAFIGGAAAIGGYKLFERNQTGSTISEKQELYFASNPLKVSSAGTADFTQAAAAVAPGVVHIKTTYAASGSTSKNSPFDMMEDFFGGRGRQQQRQPKAASGSGVIISQDGYIVTNNHVVENAEKVEVVLTDRRKVEARVIGRDPNTDLALIKVNLTGLPVVKMGNSDNVQVGEWVLAVGYPLDLNTTVTAGIISAKNRSIGIIGREQQQEQLENLTEAQMEQLNRTGKLPAGLQNSSIESFIQTDAAINPGNSGGALVNANGELVGINSAIASQSGYNQGYGFAIPINLARKVVDDFIKYGSVKRGFIGVSFKPLGPDNTEDMKTSEINGLYVSDIVPDGAAAAAGLKAGDIIKKVDGVAVFDSPDLQEKIGRLNPGDKVKLNILRDGALKDYTITLKGEASVGVNTAATPKAVEVTKLGATFVPATAAQKAKYRINNGVIVNSVVTGKAFDNIGVEKGMLITKVNGQPVNSVADVQKALPLGRNNMVNMTGVNPDGGTFSFSFPAQ; encoded by the coding sequence ATGAAAAAAATATTAGGAATTACAGTGCTAGCTGCGTTTATAGGTGGGGCAGCAGCAATTGGAGGCTACAAGCTATTTGAGCGTAATCAAACAGGAAGTACAATTTCAGAAAAACAAGAATTGTATTTCGCCAGCAACCCACTTAAAGTATCATCTGCAGGAACTGCAGATTTTACACAAGCTGCAGCAGCAGTTGCACCAGGTGTTGTACATATAAAAACAACTTATGCTGCTTCAGGCTCTACAAGCAAGAATTCTCCGTTTGATATGATGGAAGATTTTTTTGGAGGTCGAGGTCGCCAGCAACAACGCCAGCCAAAAGCAGCTTCAGGTTCTGGGGTAATTATTAGTCAAGATGGTTACATTGTTACTAATAATCACGTAGTGGAAAATGCAGAAAAAGTGGAAGTTGTTTTAACGGACAGACGTAAAGTTGAAGCTCGAGTTATTGGTCGTGATCCAAATACGGATTTAGCTTTAATCAAAGTGAATTTAACCGGATTACCAGTTGTAAAAATGGGTAATTCTGATAATGTTCAGGTTGGGGAATGGGTATTGGCAGTTGGATATCCTTTGGATTTAAATACTACAGTTACTGCCGGAATTATAAGTGCAAAAAATCGCAGTATCGGTATAATTGGTCGTGAGCAACAACAAGAGCAGTTAGAAAACTTGACTGAAGCACAAATGGAGCAATTGAATCGTACTGGAAAACTTCCAGCAGGATTACAAAATAGCAGTATAGAATCTTTTATTCAAACAGATGCGGCCATTAATCCAGGAAATAGTGGTGGTGCTTTGGTAAATGCAAATGGCGAATTAGTTGGAATTAACTCTGCAATTGCATCACAAAGTGGTTATAATCAGGGTTATGGTTTTGCAATTCCTATAAATTTGGCTCGTAAAGTTGTGGATGATTTTATTAAATATGGTTCTGTAAAGAGAGGATTTATTGGGGTTAGCTTTAAACCGCTTGGTCCTGATAATACAGAAGACATGAAAACAAGCGAAATTAACGGACTTTATGTTAGCGATATCGTTCCAGATGGTGCGGCTGCAGCTGCAGGTTTAAAAGCTGGTGATATTATCAAAAAAGTTGATGGCGTTGCCGTATTTGATTCTCCAGATTTACAAGAAAAAATTGGGCGTCTAAATCCAGGTGATAAAGTTAAATTAAACATTTTAAGAGATGGCGCTTTAAAAGATTATACCATTACACTTAAGGGAGAAGCTAGTGTTGGCGTAAACACAGCGGCTACTCCTAAAGCGGTAGAAGTGACTAAGCTAGGCGCAACTTTTGTACCTGCAACTGCTGCTCAAAAAGCTAAATACAGAATTAACAATGGTGTTATAGTAAACTCTGTAGTTACTGGAAAAGCTTTTGATAACATTGGCGTTGAAAAAGGAATGTTAATTACAAAAGTAAATGGCCAACCTGTAAATAGCGTTGCTGATGTGCAAAAAGCTTTGCCTTTAGGCAGAAATAATATGGTTAATATGACTGGAGTAAATCCAGATGGTGGAACATTTAGTTTCAGTTTTCCGGCTCAATAA
- the dapF gene encoding diaminopimelate epimerase: protein MKINFYKYQGAGNDFILIDHTLNPLNNIDNELVKNLCDRRFGVGADGLMFITKHNQYDFEMHYFNADGNLGSMCGNGGRCIVAFAKHLGIIENETNFLAVDGPHYARISDSGEWIDLQMIDVDTINKDGDAFVLNTGSPHYVVEQKDLVDFDVLNEGKRIRYNNIYSEKGINVNFVENMGDYLFVRTYERGVEDETYACGTGVTAVAIAMAKSKNETGHILTKIKVLGGDIKIEFDYDGIKFTNVFLCGPAKLVFAGEVNY from the coding sequence ATGAAAATAAATTTCTATAAATATCAAGGAGCAGGCAACGATTTTATCCTAATAGATCATACTTTAAATCCATTAAATAATATTGATAATGAATTAGTTAAGAACTTATGCGATAGGCGTTTTGGAGTTGGTGCAGATGGATTAATGTTTATTACAAAGCATAATCAATATGATTTTGAAATGCACTATTTTAATGCTGATGGTAATTTAGGAAGCATGTGCGGAAATGGAGGAAGATGTATTGTTGCTTTTGCCAAACATTTAGGAATTATTGAGAACGAAACTAATTTTTTGGCAGTTGATGGGCCTCATTATGCCAGAATTTCAGATAGTGGCGAATGGATTGATTTACAAATGATTGATGTTGATACGATTAATAAAGATGGTGATGCCTTTGTTTTAAATACCGGATCGCCACATTATGTAGTTGAGCAAAAAGACCTCGTAGATTTTGACGTTTTAAACGAAGGAAAACGCATTCGATACAATAATATTTATTCAGAAAAAGGTATCAATGTGAATTTTGTTGAAAATATGGGCGACTATCTATTTGTTCGTACTTATGAACGTGGAGTAGAGGATGAAACCTATGCTTGTGGAACAGGTGTTACTGCAGTAGCAATCGCAATGGCAAAATCTAAAAACGAAACAGGGCATATTTTAACTAAAATAAAAGTTTTAGGCGGAGATATCAAGATAGAGTTTGATTATGATGGCATTAAATTTACCAACGTTTTTTTATGCGGACCAGCGAAATTGGTTTTTGCAGGTGAAGTAAATTATTAA
- a CDS encoding efflux RND transporter periplasmic adaptor subunit, which translates to MKKVTTLFFSLSIGLLLASCGNSDEEKKAAAAAAAGPQAYPVFTVNAQNTELGSEYPATIEGIQNIDIRPKVDGFIQKIFVDEGTVVKKGQLLFTIMAPQYEQEVRTARAAISSAEADVNSAQLQVNKTKPLVEKDIISKYDLDAAQLTLQSRKAALAQAKAALANAQVNLGYTSITSPVEGVVGSIPFRTGSLVSSASTEPLTTVSNTSKVYAYFSLNEKQLLDFSKTYKGNTLAQQMKNIPAVNLILADGSTYPQFGKIESINGQINTSTGSASLRATFPNAMSVLKSGGSASVRIPQHVSNAILIPQKSTIDLQGKKFVYVLGDSSKIISTEIEVMELAKDKFYVVTKGLKAGDKVVLEGFQSLKDGVKIKPEVKSTESVYAGIKK; encoded by the coding sequence ATGAAAAAAGTTACAACTCTCTTTTTTAGCCTAAGCATCGGTTTGCTTTTAGCATCCTGCGGAAATAGTGACGAAGAAAAGAAAGCAGCTGCCGCCGCCGCCGCTGGTCCACAAGCCTACCCAGTTTTTACTGTTAATGCTCAAAATACAGAACTTGGTTCTGAATATCCTGCCACAATTGAAGGTATCCAAAACATAGATATTAGACCTAAAGTTGACGGGTTTATTCAAAAAATATTTGTTGATGAAGGTACAGTTGTTAAAAAAGGTCAGTTACTTTTTACAATAATGGCTCCACAATATGAGCAAGAAGTTAGAACTGCCAGAGCAGCAATCAGTAGCGCAGAAGCAGATGTTAATTCTGCTCAATTGCAGGTTAATAAAACGAAACCTCTTGTAGAAAAAGATATTATAAGTAAATACGATTTAGATGCGGCACAATTAACTTTGCAAAGTAGAAAAGCGGCACTTGCTCAAGCAAAAGCAGCTTTAGCAAATGCTCAGGTAAATTTAGGCTATACGTCAATCACGAGTCCGGTTGAAGGAGTTGTTGGGAGTATCCCGTTCAGAACTGGAAGTTTAGTAAGCAGTGCAAGTACTGAACCATTAACTACAGTTTCAAACACATCGAAGGTTTACGCTTACTTTTCTTTAAATGAAAAACAGCTTTTAGATTTCTCTAAAACCTACAAAGGGAATACATTGGCTCAGCAGATGAAAAATATACCAGCAGTAAATTTAATTTTAGCAGATGGAAGCACTTATCCACAATTTGGAAAAATTGAATCGATAAATGGTCAAATAAATACCAGTACTGGTTCTGCAAGTTTAAGAGCAACTTTCCCCAATGCAATGTCGGTATTAAAATCTGGTGGAAGTGCATCTGTAAGGATTCCACAACATGTAAGCAATGCAATTTTAATCCCGCAAAAATCGACCATTGATTTACAAGGAAAAAAATTCGTTTACGTTTTAGGCGATTCATCTAAAATAATTAGTACAGAAATCGAGGTGATGGAACTTGCAAAAGACAAATTTTATGTAGTAACTAAAGGGCTTAAAGCAGGCGATAAAGTTGTATTAGAAGGATTTCAATCTTTAAAAGATGGCGTTAAAATAAAGCCTGAAGTAAAAAGTACAGAATCTGTTTACGCTGGAATTAAGAAATAA
- a CDS encoding efflux RND transporter permease subunit gives MFKKFIERPVLSTVISIIIVILGVLGLTTLPVSQYPEIAPPTVQVSTSYQGANADVVMNSVVIPLEEQINGVEDMTYMTSTASNDGTATITINFKLGTNPDLAAVNVQNRVARATSLLPAEVTRSGVITAKRQASNVLIFGIYSDNPSYDQKFLQNYANINIIPQIKRINGVGDASAFGQMDYTMRIWLKPDIMATYGLVPNDVSVALAEQNVEAAPGQFGEQGDQAFQYTLKYSGRLKDESEFSNIIIKADANGQVLRLKDVARIELGALSYASSVKFNGKQALGIAINQTAGSNAKEVIENSIKTLDEAQKSFPSGVHYTTLVNVNDFLDASIEKVIHTLIEAFILVFLVVFIFLQDFRSTLIPAISVPVAIIGTFFFLSLFGFTINLLTLFALVLAIGIVVDDAIVVVEAVHAKLDEGYTDARKATIDAMDDISGAIISITLVMAAVFIPVSFISGSSGVFYKQFGLTLAISIILSAINALTLSPALCAIFLKPHKDDHQKSKNFLHRFYDAFNTSFDAVTGKYKKSVGFLSRKKWIVGLGIAFFTVLLIWTMNTTPKGFVPNEDLGTIMSDISLPASTSQEETNLVIAKIDSIAHSIPEIKNSLRVVGRSMISGSGSSYGMVIGRLIPWDERKRDVKAIIGELFAKTASIKEAKIIFFAPPTIQGFGTSGGFEFQLQDKTGGDIKKFNDVGNAFLAALAKRKEIQYASTSFNPNFPQYQIDVNVAKVKQAGLTVTDVLGVLQGYYGGVYASNFNKFGKQFRVLYQADAQYRANQQSLTSIFVRNASGTMAPVSEFITLTKVYGPQAISRFNLFTSIAVTGNPNPGFSSGDALKAVQEEAAIHLPTGYGYEFSGLSREEMAGGSQTVFIFLLCVIFVYFLLAAQYESYILPLSVLFSLPVGLAGVFVFDKIFGVDNNIYTQITLIMLVGLLAKNAILIVEYAVDRRRKGMSIINAAIDGATARLRPILMTSFAFILGLLPLMLSSGVGAAGNTSIGTGAVGGMLIGTIFGIFVIPALFIVFQSLQERIGNKSPFNEGVEREQTPEEYQAAVANSKH, from the coding sequence ATGTTTAAGAAATTTATAGAAAGACCCGTTTTATCTACGGTAATTTCAATCATCATCGTAATTCTGGGTGTGCTGGGTTTAACCACTTTACCGGTTTCTCAATATCCAGAAATTGCGCCACCAACAGTTCAGGTTTCTACATCATATCAAGGTGCCAACGCGGATGTGGTAATGAATAGTGTGGTTATACCGCTGGAAGAACAAATAAATGGAGTGGAAGACATGACCTACATGACTTCTACTGCCAGTAATGACGGTACAGCAACCATTACAATTAACTTTAAATTAGGTACAAATCCTGATTTAGCAGCGGTTAACGTACAAAACAGGGTAGCCAGGGCTACTAGTTTATTACCTGCCGAGGTTACCAGATCAGGTGTGATTACCGCAAAAAGACAAGCCAGTAATGTGCTAATTTTTGGTATTTATAGTGATAATCCTTCTTATGATCAAAAGTTTTTGCAGAACTATGCCAATATCAATATTATTCCGCAAATTAAACGTATTAACGGTGTTGGAGATGCAAGTGCTTTCGGGCAAATGGATTATACCATGCGTATCTGGTTAAAACCTGATATTATGGCTACTTATGGTTTAGTTCCAAATGATGTTAGTGTGGCATTAGCGGAGCAAAACGTAGAAGCTGCACCCGGACAATTTGGTGAGCAAGGCGATCAGGCGTTTCAATATACTTTAAAATATTCTGGTCGGTTAAAAGATGAATCAGAATTTAGTAACATCATTATTAAAGCTGATGCAAATGGTCAGGTTTTAAGATTAAAAGATGTAGCAAGGATAGAATTAGGTGCGTTAAGTTACGCCAGTTCAGTTAAGTTTAATGGTAAACAAGCATTAGGTATTGCGATTAATCAAACAGCTGGTTCGAATGCAAAAGAAGTAATTGAGAACTCAATTAAAACATTAGATGAAGCTCAGAAATCTTTTCCAAGTGGTGTTCATTATACCACTTTAGTAAACGTTAATGATTTCCTAGATGCTTCTATTGAGAAAGTTATACATACTTTAATTGAGGCATTTATATTGGTGTTTTTAGTGGTATTTATCTTTTTACAAGATTTTAGATCAACTTTAATACCGGCAATAAGTGTTCCTGTGGCTATTATTGGTACATTTTTCTTCTTAAGCTTATTTGGATTTACCATTAATTTACTAACCTTATTTGCGCTGGTTTTAGCCATTGGTATTGTGGTGGATGATGCGATTGTAGTCGTCGAGGCCGTACATGCCAAGTTAGATGAAGGTTATACCGATGCTAGGAAAGCTACAATTGACGCGATGGATGATATAAGTGGAGCCATTATTTCGATTACATTAGTAATGGCTGCGGTGTTTATTCCGGTGAGTTTTATATCAGGATCTTCTGGTGTATTTTATAAGCAATTTGGTTTAACACTAGCAATTTCTATTATTCTATCCGCAATTAACGCTTTAACTTTAAGTCCGGCTTTATGTGCTATCTTTTTGAAACCGCATAAAGATGACCATCAGAAATCGAAAAACTTTTTACATCGATTCTATGATGCATTTAATACCTCATTTGATGCTGTTACTGGAAAATATAAAAAATCAGTTGGGTTTTTATCCAGAAAAAAATGGATTGTAGGTTTAGGAATTGCATTTTTTACGGTGTTGTTAATCTGGACGATGAATACTACTCCTAAAGGTTTCGTTCCAAACGAAGATTTAGGTACGATCATGTCTGATATTTCTTTACCAGCTTCAACTTCTCAGGAAGAAACGAACCTTGTCATTGCAAAAATTGACAGTATTGCACACAGTATTCCTGAAATCAAAAACTCGTTAAGGGTTGTGGGAAGAAGTATGATTAGTGGATCTGGAAGTTCTTACGGGATGGTAATCGGCAGATTAATTCCTTGGGATGAACGTAAACGTGATGTTAAAGCCATTATTGGCGAATTATTTGCGAAGACAGCAAGCATTAAAGAAGCGAAAATAATTTTCTTTGCGCCACCAACAATTCAAGGTTTTGGTACCAGTGGTGGTTTTGAGTTTCAGTTACAGGATAAAACTGGTGGTGATATTAAGAAATTTAACGATGTTGGTAATGCATTTTTAGCAGCTTTAGCTAAAAGGAAAGAAATTCAATATGCTTCCACTTCATTTAACCCTAATTTCCCTCAATATCAAATTGATGTTAATGTGGCAAAAGTAAAACAAGCAGGGTTAACCGTTACTGATGTTTTAGGTGTTTTACAAGGTTATTATGGTGGTGTATATGCATCGAACTTTAACAAATTTGGAAAGCAGTTTAGGGTTTTATATCAGGCTGATGCGCAGTATCGTGCTAACCAACAGAGCTTAACTAGTATTTTTGTTCGAAACGCGAGTGGAACAATGGCTCCGGTTTCTGAGTTTATCACTTTAACAAAAGTGTACGGACCACAGGCAATTTCACGTTTCAATTTATTTACTTCGATTGCAGTAACCGGAAATCCAAATCCAGGTTTTAGTTCTGGAGATGCTTTAAAAGCAGTTCAGGAAGAAGCGGCAATTCATTTGCCAACAGGTTATGGTTATGAATTTTCAGGGTTATCAAGAGAAGAAATGGCGGGCGGAAGTCAAACTGTATTTATCTTTTTGCTTTGTGTAATTTTCGTTTATTTCTTACTAGCGGCACAATATGAAAGTTACATTTTACCATTATCGGTTCTATTTTCTTTACCGGTTGGGTTAGCTGGCGTATTTGTGTTTGATAAGATATTTGGTGTTGATAATAACATCTATACTCAAATTACCCTGATTATGTTAGTTGGTTTGCTGGCGAAAAATGCAATTTTAATTGTAGAATATGCAGTAGATCGGAGGCGAAAGGGGATGAGTATTATAAATGCTGCAATTGATGGTGCGACCGCTCGTTTAAGGCCAATTTTAATGACATCTTTCGCCTTTATATTAGGACTTTTACCATTGATGCTTTCATCGGGAGTTGGTGCCGCTGGTAACACATCAATCGGTACGGGTGCAGTAGGAGGGATGTTAATTGGAACGATATTCGGGATTTTTGTAATTCCTGCGTTGTTTATTGTTTTCCAATCTTTGCAAGAACGTATTGGAAATAAATCACCATTTAATGAAGGTGTAGAACGCGAACAAACTCCAGAAGAATATCAGGCCGCTGTTGCAAACAGCAAACATTAA
- a CDS encoding efflux transporter outer membrane subunit, protein MKLIYKQSIFIGFTILTLSACVTQKYNRQQVKSDGLYRDNNTTDTTTMANLPWKTLFSDTTLQSLIQQGIYQNLDLKQAIERIKIAEATLQQSRAAFLPSLQGDLSVTDARQSQSALNFPAGININLETQTYRAQLSTAWEADIWGKLSSAKRAAYATLLQSDAAKRAVQTQLIATIANNYYTLLALDKQLAITEQTIKIRTSDVETVKALKEGAVVNGAAVVQSEANLYAAQVTLPDLRRSIKEAENALSVLVANAPARINRTTLDQQTPYANLQTGVSAQLLQNRPDVIAAEFGFRSAFENTNVAKTYFYPALTLTASGGLSSLQLQDFFTKSIFYNLVGGLTQPIFAKGANKARLKTAQANQQIAFYTFQQTLLTGGQEVSNALYAYQTAAEKEETRAKQIASLTKAVDFTKELLRYSSATNYVDVLTSEQSLLTAQLSGINDRLQKLQSVVELYRALGGGWK, encoded by the coding sequence ATGAAACTTATATATAAACAATCCATATTCATCGGTTTTACCATCCTTACTTTATCAGCCTGTGTAACTCAAAAATATAACAGACAGCAAGTAAAAAGTGACGGTTTATACCGAGATAATAATACTACTGATACCACAACTATGGCGAATTTGCCATGGAAAACTTTATTCTCTGATACGACCTTGCAATCATTAATTCAACAAGGAATTTATCAGAATTTAGATTTGAAACAAGCAATTGAGCGCATTAAAATAGCAGAAGCAACATTACAACAAAGTAGAGCAGCATTTTTACCAAGCTTACAGGGAGATTTATCGGTAACGGATGCTCGGCAATCTCAGTCGGCACTAAATTTTCCGGCAGGAATAAACATCAATTTAGAAACGCAAACTTATAGGGCGCAATTAAGTACCGCTTGGGAAGCAGATATTTGGGGAAAATTAAGTAGTGCAAAACGTGCTGCTTATGCAACTTTACTTCAATCTGACGCTGCAAAACGAGCTGTACAAACACAGTTAATTGCAACTATTGCTAATAATTATTATACACTTTTAGCGCTTGATAAGCAATTGGCCATTACGGAGCAAACGATTAAAATTAGAACAAGCGATGTTGAAACTGTAAAGGCTTTAAAGGAGGGTGCGGTTGTAAATGGTGCGGCAGTGGTACAAAGTGAAGCAAATTTATATGCCGCTCAGGTTACACTTCCCGATTTAAGGAGAAGTATTAAGGAAGCTGAAAATGCACTGAGTGTATTGGTTGCTAATGCGCCTGCCAGAATTAACAGAACAACTTTAGATCAGCAAACACCTTATGCCAATTTACAAACTGGTGTTTCAGCACAATTATTGCAAAACCGACCTGATGTTATCGCTGCTGAATTTGGTTTTAGATCTGCGTTTGAGAATACCAACGTTGCAAAAACATATTTTTATCCAGCATTAACCTTGACTGCTTCTGGTGGTTTATCGAGTTTGCAACTTCAAGATTTTTTTACAAAATCTATTTTTTACAATTTAGTAGGTGGATTAACGCAGCCGATTTTTGCTAAAGGTGCAAATAAAGCCCGTTTAAAAACGGCGCAAGCAAATCAGCAAATTGCATTTTATACATTCCAACAAACACTTTTAACCGGCGGACAAGAAGTTTCAAATGCTTTGTATGCTTATCAAACAGCAGCTGAAAAGGAAGAAACCCGTGCTAAACAAATTGCTTCATTAACCAAAGCTGTAGATTTTACCAAAGAATTATTGCGTTATAGTTCGGCAACGAACTATGTTGATGTTTTAACTTCAGAACAGAGTTTATTAACCGCACAATTAAGTGGTATAAATGATCGATTACAAAAACTACAATCGGTAGTTGAATTATATCGGGCATTGGGCGGCGGTTGGAAATAA
- a CDS encoding OsmC family protein, which yields MPKDHLYSTTVTWTGNKGSGTMDYRSYDRDYSISIDGKAEIAGSSDSAFLGDKSKYNPEDLLLASISSCHMLWYLHLCSKNEIVVIDYKDEAVGTLEELADGSGKFKEVTLHPQVLIADKAHFELAESLHFEANKMCFIANSLNFPIKHKPNCKAENT from the coding sequence ATGCCGAAGGATCATTTATATTCAACTACAGTTACATGGACGGGCAATAAAGGCTCAGGGACAATGGATTACCGTTCTTACGATCGTGATTATTCTATTTCTATTGATGGAAAAGCAGAAATTGCTGGCTCTTCAGATTCTGCATTTCTAGGCGATAAATCTAAATACAATCCCGAAGATTTATTATTGGCATCCATTTCCAGTTGCCACATGCTTTGGTATTTACACCTTTGCTCAAAAAACGAAATTGTAGTAATTGATTATAAAGATGAAGCCGTTGGTACCTTGGAAGAACTGGCCGATGGGAGTGGGAAATTTAAAGAAGTAACCTTACATCCTCAGGTGCTAATTGCCGATAAAGCGCATTTTGAATTAGCAGAATCGCTTCATTTCGAGGCGAATAAAATGTGTTTTATTGCAAATTCGCTGAATTTTCCGATAAAGCATAAACCCAATTGTAAAGCGGAAAACACTTAA
- a CDS encoding M1 family metallopeptidase — protein MKKLFSLVLLICLSSHFASAQELYMPRNIIAAYTNGTRAMDGKPGPKYLQNHGKYNMNLKVDAQTKIVSGQEQILYSNNSTDTLKSLAIRFVNNLHKPASPRGGTVSEDFLTSGLNITSFSVDGETYNVETKNWGTVGNVKLKKPLAPKSKITVNIEWDYPLSKESGREGQIDPNSFFVAYSYPRISVYDDYNGWDRIPHTDRAEFYNDFNDYVFSVTAPKNYVVYATGDFLNPEEVLQPEIAARLKKSMQGDDVIHIATEEELKDGKVTLQKDWNTWKFSANHITDVTFALSNHYVWDGGSVVVDSKTNRRASAQAAYNPTTGKDFINSVKYNINALAWFSNNWPGIPYPYAKTIAFQGFADMEYPMMVNDSNFGDPVFAQLVQDHEVAHTYFPFYMGINETRYAYMDEGWATTFEYLIGIAEHGKEAADKFYKNFRVNQYINDKSTEEDQPVISMSDQVSGAGYGNNSYGKASLSYLALKDMLGDDLFKKALHNYMNNWNGKHPIPWDYFNSMNAGSGQDLNWFFQNWFFTNHYLDLALSNVQTKVSNNKTILTANIKNVGGFAIPFDIVVTYADGKTDRIHKTPAVWKVNQKEFKTTISTTNKIKSIVLDNGIYVDATPKDNSYSVN, from the coding sequence ATGAAAAAACTATTTTCACTAGTCCTTTTAATATGTTTGAGCAGCCATTTTGCCTCAGCACAAGAATTATATATGCCTAGAAATATTATAGCGGCATACACAAATGGCACACGGGCAATGGATGGAAAACCAGGTCCGAAGTACTTGCAAAATCATGGTAAATATAATATGAATCTTAAAGTAGATGCCCAAACTAAAATCGTTAGCGGACAAGAACAAATTTTATATAGCAACAATAGCACTGATACTTTAAAAAGTTTAGCCATTCGTTTTGTAAATAATTTACACAAGCCAGCATCGCCACGAGGTGGAACCGTTAGTGAAGATTTTTTGACTTCGGGTTTAAATATTACTTCGTTTTCTGTAGATGGAGAAACCTATAATGTGGAAACTAAAAATTGGGGAACGGTTGGCAATGTAAAATTGAAAAAACCTTTAGCGCCAAAATCAAAAATCACCGTTAACATAGAATGGGATTATCCATTGTCGAAAGAAAGTGGTCGAGAAGGGCAAATTGACCCGAACTCATTTTTTGTTGCTTACAGTTATCCGCGAATTTCTGTTTACGATGATTATAATGGTTGGGATAGAATTCCGCACACCGATAGAGCCGAATTTTACAATGATTTTAATGATTACGTTTTTTCGGTTACAGCGCCTAAAAACTATGTGGTTTATGCCACAGGCGACTTTTTAAATCCTGAAGAAGTTTTACAGCCAGAAATTGCTGCCCGTTTAAAAAAATCTATGCAAGGCGATGATGTGATTCATATTGCAACCGAAGAGGAATTGAAAGATGGAAAAGTAACGCTTCAAAAAGATTGGAATACTTGGAAATTTTCGGCAAATCACATCACCGATGTAACTTTTGCTTTAAGCAATCACTACGTTTGGGATGGTGGAAGTGTAGTTGTAGATAGCAAAACGAACCGCCGTGCAAGCGCTCAAGCTGCTTATAACCCTACCACTGGTAAAGACTTTATCAACTCAGTTAAATATAATATCAATGCGTTGGCTTGGTTCTCCAATAATTGGCCAGGTATTCCTTATCCATATGCAAAAACGATTGCTTTTCAAGGTTTTGCAGATATGGAATACCCAATGATGGTAAATGATTCCAATTTTGGCGATCCCGTATTTGCTCAATTGGTTCAGGATCACGAAGTGGCCCATACCTATTTTCCTTTTTACATGGGCATTAACGAAACCCGTTATGCTTATATGGATGAAGGTTGGGCAACTACCTTCGAATATTTAATCGGCATTGCAGAGCATGGCAAAGAAGCTGCAGATAAATTTTATAAAAATTTTAGGGTTAATCAATACATCAACGATAAATCTACTGAAGAAGATCAACCTGTAATTTCTATGTCCGATCAGGTTTCTGGCGCTGGTTATGGTAATAACTCTTACGGCAAAGCTTCCCTTTCTTATTTGGCATTAAAAGATATGCTTGGCGATGATTTGTTTAAAAAAGCGCTGCATAACTACATGAATAACTGGAATGGCAAACATCCAATTCCATGGGATTACTTTAATTCGATGAATGCAGGCTCGGGACAAGATTTAAATTGGTTTTTCCAAAACTGGTTTTTCACTAACCACTACCTTGATTTAGCTTTAAGCAATGTGCAAACCAAAGTGAGCAATAACAAAACCATATTAACAGCAAATATCAAAAATGTAGGTGGTTTTGCAATTCCTTTCGATATTGTGGTTACTTATGCAGATGGAAAAACGGATAGGATTCATAAAACTCCAGCGGTTTGGAAAGTGAATCAAAAAGAATTTAAAACGACCATCAGCACCACAAATAAAATTAAATCCATTGTTCTAGATAACGGCATTTATGTGGATGCGACTCCAAAAGATAATAGTTATAGCGTAAATTAA
- the greA gene encoding transcription elongation factor GreA: MTDVTYYTEEGLEKLRAEVKYLTTTGRQLISKAIAEARDKGDLSENAEYDAAKEAQGLHEAKISKLKNTLANARLIDESKMDLTKVLALSIVKIKNVKNGATMTYQLVAETEADLKTGKISVKSPIAQGLLGKSVGEFAEIEVPAGKMQFEVLEISR, from the coding sequence ATGACAGACGTAACCTACTATACCGAAGAGGGTTTAGAAAAATTAAGAGCGGAAGTGAAATACTTAACAACCACTGGTCGTCAGCTAATATCTAAAGCAATTGCAGAGGCGAGAGATAAAGGGGATTTATCAGAAAACGCTGAATATGATGCGGCGAAAGAGGCGCAAGGTTTACATGAAGCAAAAATCTCTAAACTAAAAAATACATTGGCAAATGCACGCTTAATTGATGAATCTAAAATGGATTTAACTAAAGTGCTTGCCTTATCTATAGTTAAAATTAAAAATGTTAAAAACGGCGCAACCATGACCTACCAATTGGTAGCCGAAACAGAAGCAGATTTAAAAACTGGAAAAATTTCTGTTAAATCGCCAATTGCACAAGGTTTATTGGGAAAATCTGTTGGTGAATTCGCCGAAATTGAAGTGCCTGCAGGTAAAATGCAGTTTGAAGTTTTAGAAATATCAAGGTAG